The nucleotide window AGATTGTCTAACAACATTGTATTGGTAGCGAGATAGCTTAGCTTCTACGAAGACAGCTAGAGCTTTAagatttgacatttttgtacTGACTATAGGTTTCTTTAAACTTTCATTAAACCTTTTGGCTGTTGATGGTGAAAAATGTACGATACTACGTAtcgcttttgatttttctaCGGAGCCGGTTGTTCTTAATTTAGTTTCTGCTGCATGAAGTAAAACTAGTAACTCTGTGGTAtctcttaaaaatttagttttttttaatttagacgaATCACTAGAGTcactaaatgaaatttcttttcgaCCTCTTTTACATGCTTGACCTAGTGGAAACCCAATTGACGATTGTAGCCAATTCTTATTAATATCAGATAGAAATCTATCTTCCCTTCTATGGGCCTTAaactcaaatacaaatttttttattcgttcaTTGAAAACTTGAGAGTTGTCTTCAGAATAACCAGTACGTTTTTTTAGCTCTTCTTTTAAATGCATGATTTTATCATCCATTGTCCTACAACTgacacaattgaaaatattgtacaagCTGAGGCGAGTAAAAAAAACGACGTTTGAGCATGTTCCTGCAAAATTTAATCACATGACTCTTAaaatatggtatattaaaacaaaacaaaaaataaaaatataaaataacaacaacaaaagcaacgaaactccaacaatataaacaacaacagtaaatgtaacaacaaaaacaacaacaaaaccgttAGGCGCACAAGCTACAGTCcagaagcaaatttaatttataaattgcatacggaatattattacaaatgcgAGGATATCTTCTGAGGCGCACTGATGCGCAACctaaatttctctaaaataacatttaattgttCAGGCTTTCCAATGGTGTTTAAATCTTATCTGAACTCAATTGAACTACCAACTTTTTGTCTACTTAaactaagaaaattaatttttttttggactccatatatataatctcaaaaaaacatacttttgcAATTATAACTTTACACACAATTTAGCAAACTAGTTCAATTATTACCTGAGTTTGATGGTTCCATGgttaagttttacaaatttttagaattactttacaaaaacacaatttacgTACAAAAGATCTGCggctttaaaaaacaaaaaattagatttttgtttcACAAATATCAAGTTTGTAGCTTCACTACGTAAGCACTATTAcgtatttgacatttatttttttgcttactgaTGTAGAATTTTGTGTACTTTAAGCAAGTATACTTAGTTTTGAAGgatcttcatatatttttttttaattaatccgaGAAATGATCTCCATTGGCCCCACTGTGCGACGGTTCTGCACTTTTCAAGATAGAAATTATTCAATGCGGATAATGCGTATGCGTAGAGTTCACTCGGATGACTGTCGATTGAACTCTGAagtgaattatttattatataatttatagaagTGCCTTGTAAAGGTGAGCACTCAAACATATGACTTCAATTCTATGTTCAGCCTGTCACAATACATTTCTTTAACGATATATTAACTGATATactctaatattttaattttttacacttatacaaattttatttttttatcttattttttctttattaaatttaatcttTAACTCACGAGTATATTTACCATAATATAGATTTACCATAAAATAGattgcataaatataatatattacattGAATTGTATAACAGTTTTGAGAGATCAGTCTGTAGTCTCAGCATAACGCATTTCACTTCTCATTTATTTAACCaaataaatttggtacaaataaCTTCTTCTTTGTCTTTTGATGTTTGACGCGCACGACTGGCGCGTAGTAGACGTAATCACCATAAGTTGAGGCAACATCTTTACGTCGTATGTCACTACTGCTTACGGGTGTGATACGACCATCACTTATGTAATAATAACCAGCAGGTAAATGTCTATCCAGCACGTGATTGCCATTATCGAAACTATCGAAATCATAAAACGATTGAGCGAAACTGTGACTGACTTTCGTGAGGATTAAGATGAAGATAAAGTTGTTCATGGTAAGCAAGCGCTGTAAGATTTAAcagataattattttcaatatttgtttactgtCTCAAACTAATTGCattgcaataaataatttaattattttttcaactttcagCACTTTCAACAAAACTCACcgaataattcatttttattaataaataattttaatttttagcacACTGTTGAGTTCCGCTTTCGGGCTCTTCAATTTTTGATTGTCTTCAGCTCAGCTTTTGACTGAATTTATAACTCGCCAAATGTCGCTTTTATCATTTGGACAATTGTTAtgctttttcaattttgtttagaaagacacacaaaacaaaagcacgaaaattaaataaaaaatcccaaaaagtTTGCGTAAAATTTCACGACAGTTCCGAGTTTTTTCATTCACACCTTTTAAAACAGGAATGTGAATCACAAATACTAAAAAGTCAAATATATAGTCCCCCtcatacatttaaaaataactttagTTTCAAGCGCCACCGCgaagtttaattaatttatttggtttttagcATTTAAGTGCTCAATCGTCTGGAAATTTTTTGGGTTTGCTGTTATTCAATCAAAGTCACGGAAATCTAGCACGATAAAACCGCAGTTTTTTTAACTCAATACCAAATACGTTACGCGTATTAGAA belongs to Zeugodacus cucurbitae isolate PBARC_wt_2022May chromosome 6, idZeuCucr1.2, whole genome shotgun sequence and includes:
- the LOC105215223 gene encoding uncharacterized protein LOC105215223, whose protein sequence is MNYSRLLTMNNFIFILILTKVSHSFAQSFYDFDSFDNGNHVLDRHLPAGYYYISDGRITPVSSSDIRRKDVASTYGDYVYYAPVVRVKHQKTKKKLFVPNLFG